One genomic segment of Hevea brasiliensis isolate MT/VB/25A 57/8 chromosome 3, ASM3005281v1, whole genome shotgun sequence includes these proteins:
- the LOC110667286 gene encoding ubiquitin-like protein 5 gives MRPSETEKIKKIGEFGIRDTGLVDREMLEVVLNDRLGKKVRVKCNEDDTIGDLKKLVAAQTGTRAEKIRIQKWYTVYKDHITLKDYEIHDGMGLELYYS, from the coding sequence ATGCGGCCCTCAGAAACCGAGAAAATAAAAAAGATTGGTGAATTTGGGATTAGGGATACCGGACTTGTTGATCGCGAGATGTTGGAGGTGGTGTTGAATGATCGGCTCGGGAAGAAGGTGAGAGTGAAGTGTAATGAGGACGACACAATCGGCGACCTGAAGAAGCTGGTAGCGGCGCAGACCGGCACTAGAGCCGAGAAGATAAGGATACAGAAGTGGTACACCGTATACAAGGATCATATCACTCTTAAGGATTATGAGATTCACGATGGCATGGGCCTCGAGCTCTACTACAGCTAA